Proteins encoded within one genomic window of Schaalia sp. HMT-172:
- a CDS encoding uracil-xanthine permease family protein: MSETKTSLFRWKLHGNGTSINPGDVVLPGERLSWPRTIGIGAQHVVAMFGATFLVPLLTGFPPSTTLFFTAIGTLLFFLITAGRLPSYLGSSFALIAPITAVSASMGSSYALGGIIATGATLALVGLIVHFAGVRWIDAVMPPVVTGAIVALIGLNLAPAAWNWVKEGPITAVVTIVSICLVTVLFKGILGRLSILIGVLIGYVAAIIQGQVDFSTVSKAAWIGFPEFQAPSFAPSTLGLFLPVVFILVAENVGHVKSVSAMTGENMDDLTGRALMADGLSTMLAGSGGGSGTTTYAENIGVMAATRVYSTAAYLIAAGVALVLSMLPKFGALIATIPPGVLGGAGTVLYGMIGMLGVRIWVQNRVDFSNPVNLNTAAVALIVAIANFTWKIGDMSFEGIALGTASALAIYHGMRLISKLRGTNLEAASPASAPSGSELEGEAYSKRHRSPAPQADA, translated from the coding sequence ATGAGCGAAACGAAGACCTCGCTGTTCCGTTGGAAGCTTCACGGTAACGGCACATCCATTAATCCTGGCGACGTCGTCCTCCCGGGCGAGCGGCTGTCGTGGCCGCGCACTATCGGCATTGGCGCCCAGCACGTGGTCGCAATGTTTGGTGCGACGTTCCTTGTTCCGTTGTTGACGGGTTTCCCCCCGTCAACAACGCTTTTTTTCACTGCGATCGGCACCCTGCTGTTCTTCCTGATCACGGCGGGCCGTCTGCCCTCGTACCTGGGTTCCTCGTTCGCCCTGATCGCCCCGATTACCGCGGTGTCGGCGTCCATGGGGTCCTCCTACGCGCTCGGCGGCATCATTGCGACGGGTGCGACGCTTGCTCTCGTCGGCCTGATCGTTCACTTCGCGGGCGTGCGCTGGATTGACGCGGTCATGCCGCCCGTGGTGACGGGCGCGATCGTGGCTCTCATCGGCCTGAACCTGGCGCCCGCCGCGTGGAACTGGGTGAAGGAAGGCCCGATCACTGCTGTCGTGACGATCGTGTCGATCTGCCTCGTGACGGTTCTCTTCAAGGGTATCCTGGGCCGCCTCTCGATCCTTATCGGTGTGCTGATCGGCTACGTGGCCGCGATTATCCAGGGCCAGGTTGATTTCTCGACCGTGAGCAAGGCTGCCTGGATCGGCTTCCCCGAGTTCCAGGCCCCGAGCTTCGCCCCGTCGACCCTGGGCCTTTTCCTGCCGGTCGTGTTCATCCTGGTCGCCGAGAACGTCGGCCACGTGAAGTCGGTGTCCGCGATGACGGGCGAGAATATGGATGACCTGACGGGCCGTGCGCTCATGGCGGACGGCCTGTCTACGATGCTGGCTGGCAGCGGCGGCGGCTCGGGTACGACGACCTACGCGGAGAACATTGGCGTGATGGCGGCGACCCGCGTGTATTCGACGGCCGCGTACCTGATCGCGGCTGGTGTTGCCTTGGTTCTGTCGATGTTGCCGAAGTTCGGCGCGCTGATTGCGACGATTCCCCCGGGCGTCCTCGGTGGTGCGGGCACGGTCCTGTACGGCATGATCGGTATGCTGGGCGTGCGTATCTGGGTGCAGAACCGCGTGGATTTCTCCAACCCGGTGAACCTGAACACCGCCGCGGTGGCCCTGATCGTCGCGATCGCGAACTTCACGTGGAAGATCGGTGACATGTCCTTCGAGGGCATCGCGCTGGGCACCGCCTCGGCGCTGGCGATCTACCACGGCATGCGCCTGATTTCGAAGCTGCGCGGCACGAACCTGGAGGCGGCGTCGCCCGCGTCGGCGCCGTCGGGTTCGGAGCTGGAGGGCGAGGCGTACTCGAAGCGCCACCGCTCCCCCGCGCCGCAGGCTGACGCCTGA
- a CDS encoding YbaK/EbsC family protein yields MSDIIIPGAGSLEPEPALEHLDLLAEPVAAALAALAERGVATASSALVVEIDPRFADTETMTHEFGMDLALSSNCILVAGKRAGEERIAACVVRATTNADVNHVVKKLLDVRKASFWPQERAVEASGMEYGGITPVGVPGSWRLLVDSACAVGWSCIGSGLRRSKLFVTGEVLAALPGAEVVEGLGVPVGV; encoded by the coding sequence ATGAGCGACATCATCATTCCCGGCGCCGGTTCGCTCGAGCCGGAGCCCGCCTTGGAACACCTGGATCTTCTTGCGGAGCCGGTCGCCGCCGCACTCGCCGCACTGGCTGAGCGCGGGGTTGCCACGGCCTCGTCCGCCCTCGTGGTGGAGATCGACCCGCGGTTCGCGGACACGGAAACAATGACGCACGAGTTCGGCATGGACTTGGCCCTGTCGTCGAATTGCATCCTGGTGGCGGGCAAGCGCGCCGGAGAGGAGCGGATCGCCGCCTGCGTCGTGCGCGCGACGACGAACGCGGACGTGAACCACGTCGTGAAGAAGCTCCTCGACGTGCGCAAGGCGAGTTTCTGGCCGCAGGAGCGCGCGGTCGAAGCGTCGGGCATGGAGTACGGCGGCATCACGCCGGTGGGCGTGCCCGGTTCGTGGCGTCTGCTGGTCGACTCGGCGTGCGCGGTGGGCTGGAGCTGCATCGGGTCGGGGCTGCGCCGCTCGAAGCTTTTCGTGACCGGCGAGGTCCTCGCGGCACTCCCGGGCGCGGAGGTCGTCGAGGGGCTCGGCGTCCCCGTCGGCGTCTAA
- a CDS encoding methionine ABC transporter ATP-binding protein, whose protein sequence is MIDLTGVSKVYPVKNGGQVVALDGVNLHVDRGSIHGIVGRSGAGKSTLIRCLTALEKPTEGSIVVDGLDLATLSGARLRAARRHIGMVFQAANLLDARTAAENIGYPLKLAGVPAAKRRARVDELLELVGLTGRGDSYPSQLSGGQRQRVGIARALADNPGVLLCDEPTSALDTESTAQILSLLRLVRDVSGVTVVIITHEMSVVREICDSVTLLGHGQVLQTGTLEEVVADPATPLARELVPMPVVDSIPSLSSQERSYGPGADAGVVLLDVVFTSHPGVPTGATVLRLASSMGADVTAGTFESLGSVQVGRLALTVPAYHADKIIEQLRKNNVHAEVRDQ, encoded by the coding sequence ATGATTGACCTCACCGGGGTGTCCAAGGTCTACCCCGTGAAAAACGGCGGCCAAGTGGTCGCACTCGATGGGGTGAACCTGCACGTTGACCGCGGATCGATCCACGGCATCGTCGGTCGATCCGGCGCGGGCAAGTCCACCCTCATCCGGTGTCTGACCGCCCTCGAGAAGCCCACCGAGGGAAGCATCGTCGTTGACGGCCTCGATCTGGCGACCCTCTCGGGCGCGCGACTGCGCGCCGCGCGCCGCCACATCGGCATGGTCTTCCAGGCGGCGAACCTCCTCGACGCTCGCACGGCGGCCGAGAACATCGGCTACCCGCTCAAGCTGGCGGGCGTCCCCGCCGCGAAGCGTCGCGCGCGCGTGGACGAACTGCTCGAACTCGTCGGCCTCACCGGACGCGGAGACTCCTACCCGTCCCAGCTCTCCGGCGGCCAGCGTCAACGCGTCGGCATCGCCCGAGCGCTGGCGGACAACCCTGGCGTGCTCCTGTGCGACGAGCCCACGAGCGCGCTCGACACCGAGTCGACTGCCCAGATCCTCTCGCTGCTGCGCCTCGTCCGTGACGTCTCGGGAGTCACCGTCGTCATCATCACCCACGAGATGTCTGTCGTCCGCGAGATCTGCGACTCTGTGACCCTCCTCGGCCACGGCCAGGTCCTCCAGACCGGAACCCTCGAAGAGGTCGTCGCCGACCCGGCCACGCCTCTCGCCCGCGAGCTGGTCCCCATGCCCGTCGTCGACTCGATCCCGTCTCTGTCCTCCCAGGAACGATCCTACGGGCCCGGCGCGGATGCGGGCGTCGTCCTCCTCGACGTCGTCTTCACCTCGCACCCCGGCGTCCCCACGGGCGCGACCGTGCTGCGCCTGGCCTCGTCCATGGGCGCCGATGTCACCGCGGGAACCTTCGAATCTCTCGGCAGCGTGCAGGTTGGCCGACTGGCCCTGACCGTCCCCGCCTACCACGCTGACAAGATCATCGAGCAGCTGCGCAAGAACAACGTCCACGCGGAAGTGAGGGACCAATGA
- a CDS encoding MetQ/NlpA family ABC transporter substrate-binding protein, with protein sequence MRHRSFAALALAAVASLGLAACGGGSTSSDASGSSADVVTLTVGATPSPHAKILTYINDNLAADAGIKIKIVEYTDYVQPNTALNDGELDANFFQTVPYLENAEKQAGYDFEAGAGIHLEPLGVFSNKHKSLDELPNGGTIGIISDTSNQERALRLLATQGLVSIPEGEGDVNVNTVTKLKDFSFNEVEGPQLVRSLEDFDYAVINGNFAQEGGLSLSGDALVVESPVDNPAVNVLVWKAGSDKAAAIAKLEELLHSDQVKQYIESTWSDGSVIPAF encoded by the coding sequence ATGCGTCATCGCTCCTTCGCGGCCCTCGCGCTGGCCGCCGTTGCCTCCCTCGGCCTGGCGGCCTGCGGCGGCGGCTCCACCTCCTCCGATGCGTCCGGGTCCTCCGCCGACGTCGTCACCCTGACCGTGGGCGCGACCCCCTCGCCCCACGCCAAGATCCTCACCTACATCAACGACAACCTGGCCGCGGACGCGGGTATCAAGATCAAGATCGTGGAGTACACCGACTACGTTCAGCCCAACACGGCGCTCAACGACGGTGAGCTCGACGCCAATTTCTTCCAGACCGTCCCCTACCTGGAGAACGCTGAGAAGCAGGCTGGGTATGATTTCGAGGCCGGCGCGGGCATCCACCTCGAGCCCCTCGGCGTCTTCTCCAACAAGCATAAGTCCCTCGACGAGCTGCCCAACGGCGGCACGATCGGTATCATCTCCGACACCTCCAACCAGGAGCGCGCGCTGCGCCTGCTGGCCACCCAGGGCCTTGTGTCCATCCCCGAGGGTGAGGGCGACGTCAACGTCAACACCGTCACGAAGCTGAAGGACTTCAGCTTCAACGAGGTCGAGGGTCCGCAGCTGGTCCGTTCGCTCGAGGACTTCGACTACGCGGTCATCAACGGTAACTTCGCCCAGGAGGGCGGCCTGAGCCTGAGCGGCGACGCCCTGGTCGTCGAGTCCCCGGTCGACAATCCGGCCGTGAACGTCCTTGTGTGGAAGGCTGGCTCCGACAAGGCCGCCGCTATCGCGAAGCTCGAGGAACTCCTGCACTCCGATCAGGTGAAGCAGTACATCGAGTCGACCTGGTCGGATGGCTCGGTCATCCCGGCGTTCTGA
- the gluQRS gene encoding tRNA glutamyl-Q(34) synthetase GluQRS — MTNTGRFAPSPTGDFHLGNLRTAILAWAWARTTGRRFVLRIEDIDRERAGSAQRQLEDLEAIGVDWDGEPLIQTARADAHEEALASLAARGLIFECYCTRRDIREAASAPHVPPGHYPGTCLTLSESERAAKRASLAALGREPALRLAAPSPEWTVFDELHGSYTGPVDHFVVRRADGVPAYNLAAVVDDAYQGVDQVVRGFDLLSQAPAQAQLAHLLGAPEPTYAHVPLALAPSGARLAKRDGAVTLADLRGLGWSTADVVSFIGASLGVPGARCASDIAEALGIEGLRSLSTEPWVVTPPSA, encoded by the coding sequence ATGACGAATACTGGACGGTTCGCACCCTCCCCCACGGGCGACTTCCACCTGGGTAACCTGCGCACCGCGATCCTCGCATGGGCGTGGGCGCGCACAACCGGGCGGCGTTTCGTCCTGCGCATCGAGGACATCGACCGGGAGCGTGCCGGGTCCGCCCAGCGCCAGCTCGAGGACCTGGAAGCGATCGGCGTGGATTGGGACGGCGAGCCTCTCATCCAGACCGCGCGGGCCGACGCACACGAGGAGGCGCTGGCGTCGCTGGCCGCGCGAGGCCTCATCTTCGAGTGCTACTGCACGCGTCGTGACATCCGCGAGGCCGCCTCCGCGCCCCACGTGCCGCCCGGCCACTACCCGGGCACGTGCCTGACGCTCAGCGAGTCAGAGCGCGCCGCCAAACGTGCGTCACTGGCGGCGCTCGGGCGCGAACCTGCGCTGCGTCTGGCCGCGCCCTCACCCGAGTGGACCGTGTTCGACGAGCTGCACGGTTCCTACACCGGGCCCGTCGACCATTTCGTCGTGCGCCGCGCGGACGGGGTGCCCGCCTACAACCTAGCGGCGGTCGTCGACGACGCCTACCAGGGGGTCGACCAGGTCGTGCGCGGATTCGACCTGCTCTCGCAGGCGCCCGCGCAGGCTCAGCTCGCACACCTGCTCGGGGCGCCAGAGCCGACGTACGCGCACGTGCCGCTCGCTCTCGCGCCGTCCGGTGCGCGCCTGGCCAAGCGCGACGGCGCGGTCACGCTCGCCGATTTACGAGGCCTGGGCTGGTCCACGGCGGACGTCGTTTCGTTTATCGGGGCATCTCTTGGTGTGCCCGGGGCGCGTTGCGCCTCAGATATCGCGGAGGCCCTGGGGATTGAGGGGCTGCGTTCCTTGTCGACCGAGCCGTGGGTGGTGACGCCGCCGAGCGCGTGA
- a CDS encoding CrcB family protein, with product MTSFRVPDWLAVFVGGVAGTAARAGLDEVAKASPVRGLFLSWSTLTVNIVGAFALGALAAWVAGRLARGVGDATSLKTLKLLVGTGFAGAFTTYGTYIVASVGYVSLNGIAEAVSQSLGLLALGAASAWVGVRVGEWLCGPSGARPVSGEEG from the coding sequence ATGACGAGTTTTCGGGTGCCCGACTGGTTGGCGGTCTTCGTGGGCGGTGTCGCGGGCACGGCGGCGCGCGCGGGGCTTGATGAGGTCGCGAAGGCGTCCCCCGTGCGAGGCCTCTTCCTGTCCTGGTCGACGCTGACGGTCAATATCGTGGGCGCTTTCGCGCTGGGGGCGCTGGCCGCGTGGGTGGCGGGGCGCCTCGCGCGCGGCGTGGGCGATGCGACGTCATTGAAGACTTTGAAGCTTCTGGTCGGCACGGGTTTCGCGGGCGCGTTCACGACGTATGGGACGTACATCGTCGCGTCTGTGGGCTACGTGTCGCTCAATGGAATCGCCGAGGCCGTCTCGCAGTCCCTCGGTCTCCTGGCCCTGGGTGCGGCGTCGGCGTGGGTTGGCGTGCGCGTGGGGGAGTGGTTGTGCGGCCCCTCGGGCGCGCGGCCTGTCAGCGGCGAGGAGGGGTGA
- a CDS encoding ion transporter — MRQRLCSALNGEDGAALWYGRIMTVLIIASLLPLCFKESSPILETIEYACVLVFIVDYLARWATADLKLRKGALSFLIYPFTPMAIIDLASILPVFNALNDALRTLRVLRLFRALRAFKLIRYSKSASAIATVFEKQREALLAVLCLAIGYILVSALVIFNVEPNTFNTFFDAVYWAVVSLTTVGYGDLYPTSDVGRTIAMISSLMGVAVVALPSGIITAGMLDELRGDGDASD, encoded by the coding sequence GTGCGACAACGTCTCTGCTCTGCGCTGAACGGCGAAGACGGCGCGGCACTGTGGTACGGCCGCATCATGACCGTGCTCATTATCGCCAGCCTCCTTCCCCTGTGTTTCAAGGAATCCAGCCCCATCCTCGAAACGATCGAGTACGCGTGCGTCCTCGTGTTCATCGTCGACTACCTGGCCCGCTGGGCGACGGCGGACCTGAAGCTACGCAAAGGCGCGTTGTCGTTCCTGATCTACCCCTTCACGCCGATGGCGATCATCGACCTGGCGTCGATCCTGCCCGTCTTCAACGCCCTCAACGACGCGCTGCGCACGCTGCGAGTCCTGCGTCTGTTCCGTGCGCTGCGTGCCTTCAAGCTCATCCGCTACTCGAAGAGCGCCTCCGCCATCGCCACCGTGTTCGAGAAGCAAAGGGAGGCGCTGCTCGCCGTCCTCTGCCTGGCGATCGGCTACATCCTCGTCAGCGCCCTCGTCATCTTCAACGTCGAGCCGAACACCTTCAACACCTTCTTCGACGCCGTCTACTGGGCGGTCGTCTCCCTGACGACCGTCGGCTACGGCGACCTCTACCCCACCTCCGACGTGGGGCGCACCATCGCCATGATCTCCTCGCTCATGGGCGTCGCGGTCGTCGCCCTGCCCTCGGGCATCATCACCGCGGGAATGCTCGACGAGCTGCGCGGCGATGGAGACGCCAGCGACTGA
- a CDS encoding CrcB family protein has product MSVSTFLFVALAGGVGACARFWLDRGIQRALSSWGDPAGAKLGILVVNVIGCFLAGAATQLVPAHLMPIVSTGFLGGFTTFSTALVDAVTLWADGFRGRSLVLALGTWAVSWGAAVVGIAVA; this is encoded by the coding sequence GTGAGCGTGTCAACCTTCCTGTTCGTTGCCCTGGCCGGCGGTGTGGGCGCGTGCGCGCGCTTCTGGCTGGACCGCGGGATTCAGCGCGCCCTGTCCTCATGGGGCGACCCGGCGGGAGCGAAGCTCGGCATCCTGGTCGTTAACGTGATCGGTTGTTTTCTGGCGGGCGCGGCCACTCAGCTTGTGCCCGCTCACCTGATGCCGATCGTGTCGACGGGGTTCCTGGGTGGCTTTACGACGTTCTCGACGGCTCTCGTGGATGCGGTGACCCTGTGGGCGGACGGGTTTCGGGGGCGTTCGCTGGTTCTCGCGCTGGGCACGTGGGCGGTGTCCTGGGGTGCGGCGGTCGTGGGCATCGCCGTCGCGTGA
- a CDS encoding methionine ABC transporter permease: MTTAYLAAASAAGLLAPTGKGDPTWLDNPALTQKFVPAIFETLMMTGLSTVFAVVIGTLLGLVLVQTGKGGLTPNKGVYQAVSFVVNIVRSLPFIIGIIMLIPVTKMIVGKSTGSLATVVPLVILSAPFFARLVETNLLAVDPGKVEAAQMMGASNRQIRWGVLIREAMPALVQSITTLAITLIGYSAMAGAVGGGGLGQMAINYGYNRWQDDVMISTVVAIIIIVQVIQLIGDLISRAVDHRSR, from the coding sequence ATGACCACCGCCTACCTCGCCGCTGCGAGCGCCGCAGGGCTGCTCGCGCCCACGGGCAAGGGCGACCCCACGTGGCTCGATAACCCCGCCCTCACCCAGAAGTTCGTTCCCGCGATCTTCGAGACCCTTATGATGACGGGCCTGTCCACCGTTTTCGCGGTCGTCATCGGAACGCTGCTGGGCCTCGTGCTGGTCCAGACCGGCAAGGGCGGCCTCACCCCCAACAAGGGCGTGTACCAGGCCGTCTCCTTCGTCGTCAACATCGTGCGCTCCCTGCCCTTCATCATCGGCATCATCATGCTGATCCCGGTCACCAAGATGATCGTCGGCAAGTCCACGGGCTCGCTGGCCACCGTCGTGCCGCTCGTCATCCTGTCCGCGCCGTTCTTTGCGCGCCTCGTGGAGACGAACCTCCTGGCCGTCGACCCGGGCAAGGTTGAGGCCGCCCAGATGATGGGCGCCTCCAACCGCCAGATCCGTTGGGGAGTCCTCATCCGCGAGGCCATGCCCGCCCTTGTCCAGTCGATCACGACCCTGGCGATCACGCTGATCGGCTACTCCGCGATGGCGGGCGCCGTCGGCGGCGGTGGCCTGGGCCAGATGGCCATCAACTACGGCTACAACCGCTGGCAGGACGACGTCATGATTTCGACCGTCGTCGCCATCATCATCATCGTCCAGGTTATCCAGCTGATCGGCGACCTCATCTCGCGGGCGGTCGACCACCGCTCGCGCTGA